A single window of Vibrio gazogenes DNA harbors:
- the gltX gene encoding glutamate--tRNA ligase, which yields MTVKTRFAPSPTGFLHVGGARTALYSWLYAKHQGGEFVLRIEDTDLERSTQEAVDAILEGMSWLGLDWDEGPYYQTKRFDRYDEVVEQLLAAGKAYKCYAPKALLDEVREEQEANKENPRYDANHPKIKAVNDAAKDGDAFVVRFRNPKEGSVVFDDQIRGRIEIRNDQLDDLIIRRTDGSPTYNFCVVVDDWDMGITHVVRGEDHINNTARQINIYEALGATVPTFAHCAMILGDDGAKLSKRHGAVSVMQYRDDGYLPEALNNYLVRLGWSHGDQEIFSRDEMIEHFSLNAISKSASAFNTDKLLWLNHHYIKNSDPEYVAGHLQWHLDHQGINPENGPAVTEVIQLLADRVHTLVELAQQARYFYEDFDAFDEAAAKKHLRPVAKAPLALALEKITALETWTTESLHQVIADVCETLELGMGKVGMPLRVAVTGGGQSPSVDATMQLIGQARVMKRIQMAIAFIEQREANAG from the coding sequence ATGACGGTTAAAACGCGTTTTGCTCCAAGCCCTACAGGGTTTCTTCATGTCGGTGGTGCCCGTACGGCATTGTATTCTTGGCTCTATGCAAAACATCAGGGTGGGGAATTTGTATTAAGAATTGAAGATACCGATTTAGAGCGTTCAACGCAGGAAGCGGTCGATGCAATTCTGGAAGGCATGAGCTGGTTAGGATTGGATTGGGATGAAGGTCCTTATTATCAGACGAAACGTTTTGATCGTTATGATGAAGTGGTTGAACAGTTACTTGCAGCAGGGAAAGCGTATAAGTGTTACGCCCCTAAAGCGCTGTTGGATGAAGTTCGCGAAGAGCAGGAAGCCAACAAAGAGAATCCTCGCTATGACGCGAATCATCCGAAGATCAAAGCAGTGAATGATGCGGCAAAAGATGGCGATGCTTTTGTTGTGCGCTTCCGTAACCCGAAAGAGGGAAGTGTCGTTTTTGACGATCAAATTCGTGGACGGATCGAGATTCGTAATGATCAACTCGATGATTTGATTATCCGCCGGACGGATGGTTCACCTACATATAATTTCTGTGTAGTTGTTGATGACTGGGATATGGGCATCACTCATGTTGTACGGGGAGAAGACCATATCAATAACACTGCGCGTCAAATCAATATCTATGAAGCGCTGGGCGCGACGGTACCAACGTTTGCTCATTGTGCCATGATCTTAGGGGATGATGGTGCCAAACTTTCGAAACGTCATGGTGCTGTTTCGGTGATGCAATATCGGGATGACGGCTACCTGCCAGAAGCATTAAATAACTATTTAGTACGGCTTGGTTGGTCTCATGGTGATCAGGAAATCTTCTCTCGTGATGAAATGATTGAGCACTTTAGTCTGAATGCGATTAGCAAATCAGCTTCTGCGTTTAATACTGATAAACTGTTATGGTTAAACCATCACTATATCAAAAACTCGGATCCAGAATATGTTGCCGGACATCTGCAATGGCATTTGGATCATCAGGGAATCAATCCGGAAAATGGCCCAGCGGTAACGGAAGTTATCCAACTGCTGGCTGACCGGGTACACACCTTGGTTGAACTGGCGCAGCAGGCGCGTTATTTCTATGAAGACTTTGATGCGTTTGATGAGGCTGCCGCGAAGAAACATCTGCGTCCGGTAGCTAAAGCGCCTCTCGCGCTGGCTTTGGAAAAAATAACTGCGCTGGAGACATGGACGACTGAGAGCCTGCATCAGGTTATTGCTGATGTATGTGAGACACTGGAGCTCGGTATGGGTAAAGTGGGAATGCCGTTACGTGTTGCAGTGACTGGCGGGGGACAGTCTCCATCTGTCGATGCCACAATGCAGTTGATTGGTCAAGCACGTGTGATGAAGCGGATTCAAATGGCTATCGCGTTTATTGAGCAGCGTGAAGCGAATGCTGGCTGA
- a CDS encoding heavy metal translocating P-type ATPase, translated as MYHLKLPLSGLHCMGCARKVERQLKANLNVEICNLSPSLIEMDTDASIDEIVENIESLGYQVGKKQHYTLQGLHCGKCVQKLTDLLSESEQIQDLNVTKESLSLVTTLPEQDILDQVASLGYQAFTNESSPNSRHLPPDTDADADADAELTSATPPSRQQHQMDVTTNLLIKGMTCASCVTSVEKALLSVSGIEGAQVHLSEQSAATFSAQPPNQQQLIAAVRSAGYDAEIIDDPAQQQEKQQAHLTTMLKYHRRHAVMGLLLGIPIMAWGVFGGSMLIQTQQQQLSWGIVGLLCLGLLCTAGRGFYQSAWQALWHKRATMDTLVALGTGVAWLYSIMVVIAPHWFPIQARHVYFEASAMIIGLISLGHAIESKAKAKTTQSLQALIQLQPQQATLITESDDQRIPVTQIEKGMHLRIKPGDKLPVDGVVMQGESYLDESMLTGEPIPTLKRSGDTVSAGTINHDGSLVIEATGVGSETMLSRIIQMVRKAQSSKPPIAKLADQISAVFVPVVVAIAIAAALIWFWFGPEPKISYMLVVATTVLIIACPCALGLATPLSVTVGVGKAAEMGILIRDAEVLQTTSHIDTVVFDKTGTLTEGRPQVQSVESINLEQHELLSIAYALEQQSEHPLAKAVCEYARSKQISPAQISSFQNLRGRGVKASYKGHSVHIGSVHYMTSLGASFSQIQTTLDHLLEQAWTPMLIAIDQNIQGVIAVADPMKADAAEAIQALNTLGIKTVMLTGDHHTVAQAIANQIGIQEVIAQVLPDQKAAHIIEYQQAGHNVAMVGDGINDAPALAQADLGIAMGSGSDVAIESAQMTFLNSSPLSILNAISLSKATVKNIRQNLLGAFIYNTLGIPVAAGILYPWFGFLLSPVIAGAAMALSSITVVTNANRLRLFRSQHQPHASEPKAQ; from the coding sequence ATGTATCATTTAAAACTACCGTTATCTGGCTTGCATTGTATGGGCTGCGCTCGGAAAGTAGAGCGTCAGCTCAAAGCGAATTTGAATGTCGAAATCTGCAATCTCTCCCCGTCTCTCATTGAGATGGATACCGATGCATCCATCGATGAAATTGTCGAAAATATCGAATCTCTCGGCTATCAGGTGGGTAAAAAACAACATTACACATTGCAGGGCTTACACTGTGGCAAGTGTGTCCAAAAACTCACCGACCTCCTGAGTGAAAGTGAACAGATTCAAGATTTGAATGTGACCAAAGAGTCGCTCTCACTGGTCACAACCTTGCCAGAACAAGACATTCTCGATCAAGTTGCATCACTTGGCTATCAAGCCTTTACAAATGAATCATCCCCAAACAGTCGTCATCTCCCTCCTGATACTGATGCTGATGCTGATGCTGATGCTGAATTAACGTCAGCAACACCACCATCTCGTCAACAACATCAAATGGACGTCACAACCAATTTACTCATCAAAGGCATGACTTGTGCCAGTTGCGTCACTTCCGTAGAAAAAGCGCTGTTATCCGTCTCCGGTATTGAGGGTGCACAAGTTCATTTATCAGAACAAAGTGCTGCAACATTTTCCGCACAACCGCCGAATCAACAGCAGTTAATTGCAGCAGTACGCTCTGCCGGATATGACGCTGAAATTATCGATGACCCGGCACAGCAGCAGGAAAAACAGCAAGCCCATTTAACAACGATGCTCAAGTACCATCGCCGTCACGCTGTCATGGGCCTGTTACTGGGGATTCCGATTATGGCATGGGGCGTTTTCGGTGGCAGTATGTTGATCCAAACACAGCAACAACAGTTGAGCTGGGGGATCGTCGGTCTCTTATGTTTAGGGCTACTGTGTACTGCGGGTCGAGGCTTCTATCAAAGTGCATGGCAGGCACTTTGGCACAAAAGAGCCACCATGGATACATTGGTCGCATTAGGAACAGGCGTTGCATGGCTTTACTCAATCATGGTCGTCATTGCACCACACTGGTTCCCTATCCAAGCCCGTCATGTCTATTTCGAAGCCAGTGCCATGATTATCGGTCTTATTTCTTTGGGACATGCCATTGAATCAAAAGCCAAGGCGAAAACAACACAATCGCTACAAGCGTTGATTCAGCTCCAGCCTCAACAAGCAACACTTATCACCGAGAGTGATGATCAGAGAATTCCTGTCACACAGATTGAAAAAGGAATGCACCTGAGAATTAAACCCGGCGATAAACTGCCTGTTGACGGGGTTGTGATGCAAGGAGAATCCTATCTGGATGAATCCATGTTAACCGGAGAACCAATTCCCACACTGAAACGTTCGGGAGATACCGTCTCCGCAGGGACCATCAACCATGATGGCAGTCTGGTGATTGAAGCAACCGGTGTCGGCAGTGAAACCATGCTTTCCCGTATTATTCAGATGGTCAGAAAAGCACAAAGCAGTAAACCACCCATTGCGAAACTTGCCGATCAGATTTCTGCTGTGTTTGTCCCTGTGGTCGTCGCTATCGCTATCGCGGCTGCGTTGATCTGGTTCTGGTTCGGCCCCGAGCCCAAAATCAGCTATATGCTTGTCGTCGCGACCACAGTGCTGATTATTGCCTGCCCCTGTGCATTGGGACTCGCAACACCGTTATCAGTAACTGTTGGTGTCGGTAAGGCCGCAGAAATGGGTATTCTAATCCGTGATGCCGAGGTACTCCAAACCACCAGCCATATTGATACGGTTGTCTTTGACAAGACCGGCACATTGACGGAAGGCAGACCACAGGTGCAATCGGTTGAAAGCATCAATCTGGAACAACATGAGTTGTTATCCATCGCCTACGCACTGGAACAACAATCGGAACACCCGTTAGCCAAAGCGGTATGTGAATACGCACGTTCGAAACAAATCTCACCGGCTCAGATCTCATCCTTTCAAAACCTGCGCGGACGCGGGGTGAAAGCCTCTTACAAAGGTCATTCTGTTCATATCGGTTCAGTGCATTACATGACCTCATTGGGGGCCTCATTCAGCCAAATACAAACCACGCTTGATCATCTCCTTGAACAGGCATGGACACCGATGCTGATTGCTATTGATCAAAATATTCAAGGCGTGATTGCGGTAGCCGATCCAATGAAAGCCGATGCGGCAGAAGCCATTCAAGCACTCAATACGCTGGGCATCAAAACCGTGATGTTAACCGGAGATCACCATACTGTCGCCCAAGCTATCGCCAACCAAATTGGCATTCAGGAGGTCATCGCTCAGGTGCTTCCCGATCAAAAAGCAGCACACATCATTGAATATCAGCAAGCAGGGCATAACGTCGCCATGGTCGGTGATGGCATAAATGATGCGCCAGCACTCGCACAAGCTGATCTCGGTATTGCCATGGGGAGTGGCAGTGATGTGGCCATCGAAAGTGCTCAGATGACATTTCTCAACAGCTCACCCTTGTCGATTCTTAATGCCATTTCGCTCTCCAAAGCAACGGTAAAAAATATCAGGCAGAACCTGCTCGGGGCCTTTATTTACAACACCCTCGGCATCCCGGTCGCAGCCGGCATCTTGTATCCATGGTTTGGTTTCCTGCTCAGCCCTGTCATTGCCGGAGCAGCGATGGCTTTATCATCGATTACCGTTGTCACAAACGCCAACCGGTTGCGGCTATTTAGATCTCAGCATCAGCCGCATGCGTCAGAACCAAAGGCTCAATGA
- a CDS encoding TraB/GumN family protein — MQLTRLLSVGAIILSFYTNAEPLYWLASKDQTQLMLLGSIHVGHPDMYPLPKPVMDFLRDSDGLIVEADIRQANKLQYPPVKWTSQQVLSASELEKLERIAEELNLNVQRLKASPPWQTAIGLQMQAIDRLGYRADLGVDQYMIQKAESASIPIIGLESLQSQIDLLAGMKQNGKALLTTRLQDWGEDSHETECLVTSWHLGDPEQLKQLIDHHEMPQEMSEQLEVKRNHRWLKQLTTAPILTEHPSKYLVVVGALHLIGQENLIQLLTKQGFTITRQNTIEKGTSQREQCR; from the coding sequence ATGCAACTCACCCGCCTGCTTTCAGTCGGCGCTATCATTCTCAGCTTCTATACCAATGCCGAGCCATTATATTGGCTTGCCAGTAAGGATCAGACGCAACTGATGCTGTTGGGATCGATTCATGTCGGGCACCCGGATATGTATCCGTTACCCAAACCGGTGATGGACTTTCTTCGCGACAGTGATGGATTAATTGTCGAAGCCGATATCCGTCAGGCAAACAAGTTGCAATATCCACCCGTCAAGTGGACCTCACAACAAGTGCTCTCCGCTTCGGAGCTGGAAAAATTAGAACGTATCGCTGAAGAGTTAAATCTCAATGTGCAGCGTCTGAAAGCATCGCCACCATGGCAAACCGCTATCGGTTTACAAATGCAGGCTATCGATCGGTTGGGGTATCGAGCTGATCTCGGTGTTGATCAATATATGATTCAAAAAGCAGAATCTGCATCGATTCCGATTATTGGCCTCGAATCACTCCAGTCTCAAATCGATTTACTGGCAGGTATGAAGCAAAATGGTAAGGCGTTGCTGACGACCAGACTGCAAGATTGGGGAGAAGATTCGCACGAAACTGAATGTTTGGTGACAAGCTGGCATCTGGGCGATCCAGAACAATTAAAACAGTTAATTGATCATCACGAGATGCCCCAGGAAATGTCTGAGCAACTTGAAGTCAAAAGAAACCATCGCTGGTTAAAGCAACTGACGACCGCACCGATCTTGACAGAACACCCATCGAAATATCTCGTTGTCGTCGGTGCTTTACACTTAATCGGCCAGGAAAATTTAATTCAATTACTGACCAAACAAGGATTCACCATTACCCGGCAAAATACCATTGAGAAAGGAACGAGCCAGCGGGAGCAATGCCGATAA